From Peptoanaerobacter stomatis, one genomic window encodes:
- the rph gene encoding ribonuclease PH: protein MQRANDELRNIKIIKNYTKYAEGSVLIEFGETKVICTASIEDKVPPFLKNTGTGWISAEYSMLPRSTKQRKLRDSTRGKVDGRSHEIQRLIGRSLRNAVDFKKLGERTIWIDCDVIQADGGTRTTSINGSFIALALAAKKLYDRKIISEFPINSFVSAISVGIVKDENVLDLCYEQDSNAQVDMNIVMNDKGEFIEVQGTGEQSPFSRDRLNNLLDLATKGNEKIIATQKEILGKEITELILGETEKDIEIMIATGNGHKLDEIGKILDRYNINHKSLLDYNLENVEVEENGETFEENALIKAREFSKRTGKICIADDSGLMVDALNGKPGVMSKRFTNEEPRDLKNNEKLLKSLMGLTLDQRTAKFVSVIALVYPDGKEYVFRGECTGKIGFTMVGSNGFGYDPLFLPDDNLARSKTFAQISQEVKNLISHRAKSLEKLEEFLKN from the coding sequence ATGCAAAGAGCAAATGATGAGCTTAGAAATATAAAAATCATAAAAAATTATACAAAATATGCAGAAGGCAGCGTACTCATAGAGTTTGGCGAAACAAAAGTAATATGTACAGCCTCTATTGAAGACAAAGTACCTCCGTTTTTAAAAAATACAGGTACAGGTTGGATATCTGCAGAGTATTCTATGCTACCTCGTTCAACAAAACAAAGAAAACTAAGAGATTCAACAAGAGGCAAAGTCGATGGCAGGAGTCACGAAATACAACGATTAATCGGTAGAAGTCTAAGAAATGCAGTCGATTTTAAAAAACTTGGTGAACGCACAATATGGATAGATTGTGATGTTATACAAGCTGACGGAGGAACAAGAACCACATCAATAAACGGTTCTTTCATTGCACTCGCTCTGGCAGCCAAAAAACTCTATGACAGAAAAATAATAAGCGAATTCCCTATCAACTCATTTGTAAGCGCAATAAGTGTAGGTATAGTAAAAGACGAGAATGTCTTGGATCTTTGCTATGAGCAAGACAGCAATGCACAAGTGGATATGAATATAGTTATGAATGATAAGGGAGAATTTATAGAAGTACAAGGTACAGGTGAACAATCACCGTTTTCAAGAGACAGATTAAATAATTTATTAGACCTTGCAACAAAAGGAAACGAAAAAATAATCGCAACTCAAAAAGAAATTTTAGGAAAAGAAATAACTGAGTTAATCTTAGGAGAAACTGAAAAAGACATAGAAATTATGATTGCTACAGGAAACGGGCACAAGCTTGATGAAATAGGAAAAATACTGGATAGATATAATATAAATCACAAATCCCTTTTAGATTATAATTTAGAAAATGTGGAAGTTGAAGAAAACGGCGAAACATTTGAAGAAAATGCACTTATAAAAGCAAGAGAATTTAGCAAAAGAACAGGAAAAATATGCATTGCGGATGACTCAGGACTTATGGTTGACGCATTAAACGGTAAACCTGGTGTTATGTCAAAAAGATTTACAAATGAAGAGCCGAGAGATTTAAAAAATAACGAAAAACTGTTAAAATCACTAATGGGACTTACACTTGATCAAAGAACTGCAAAATTTGTATCGGTGATCGCACTTGTATATCCTGATGGAAAAGAATATGTATTTAGAGGAGAATGTACAGGTAAAATAGGCTTTACTATGGTAGGCTCAAACGGTTTCGGATATGACCCTCTGTTTTTGCCTGACGATAATCTTGCACGTTCTAAAACATTTGCTCAAATATCACAAGAAGTAAAAAATCTCATATCACATAGAGCAAAATCGCTTGAAAAATTGGAAGAATTTTTAAAAAATTAA
- the lon gene encoding endopeptidase La: MPRTKKTNLQKMPIVPIRGMTIFPYMSVHFDIGREKSVLSIEDALDDNKLIFATTQHDMEKDDPENVADINTIGTVCIIKQVIRMPNNVLRVLLEGSYRGRLKKFYDDAPFFEAEIEILKDDEKDATLEQKAMMRGIADLFEEYVSIGSRTAPEIISILNDIPLPGKFCDIVCAHMLLTTEQRQELLEQIDIDKRLEKLHYILASENKIVKLEQKIHQRVRREMTKSEKTYYLREQIKAINKELGEYSDNNLTDTQEFRKKLESLEIPEKIREKISKEISKLEREHRGSADAEVSRNYLETFFDLPWNNSSKEKIDLKNCAKILDKDHFGLEKVKDRIIEYLAVRKLSSNLKSPILCFVGPPGVGKTSIAKSIANSINREFARISLGGVRDEAEIRGHRRTYIGAIPGRIVNALINVKTNNPVILFDEIDKMGADFKGNVESAMLEVLDPEQNKNFIDHYLEYEFDLSKIFFITTANTLDSIPRPLIDRMEIIQLSGYTEMEKLQIAKKYLIPKQLKEHNFTPKFIKISDEVLKKIISTFTRESGVRALEQKIARICRKVARKKVENPNLKSVTITMDELETYLGKPVFKYELANKKPQVGIVRGLAWTQVGGDTLSIEINVMNGTGKIDLTGKLGDVMKESAKTALSYVRSISDEYPIEKDFYKTKDIHIHIPEGAIPKDGPSAGITMATAILSALTNIRVREDIAMTGEVTLRGRVLPVGGIKEKLLAAHRAGIYNILLPKENESDLQDLPKEIRDEMTFTLAEDMKQVLDIALVKQDIKKISANSKKSSKAKNNLEK, translated from the coding sequence TTGCCAAGAACAAAAAAAACAAACTTACAAAAAATGCCGATAGTGCCTATAAGAGGAATGACTATATTTCCTTATATGTCAGTGCATTTTGATATAGGACGAGAAAAATCCGTGCTAAGCATAGAAGACGCACTTGATGATAATAAATTAATTTTTGCAACAACTCAACACGATATGGAAAAAGACGATCCTGAAAACGTCGCAGATATAAACACGATAGGTACTGTTTGTATCATAAAACAGGTAATCAGAATGCCTAACAACGTGTTGAGAGTTTTATTGGAAGGAAGTTACAGAGGACGTTTAAAAAAGTTTTATGACGATGCTCCTTTTTTTGAAGCTGAAATCGAAATACTCAAAGATGACGAAAAAGATGCTACCTTAGAGCAAAAAGCTATGATGAGAGGTATTGCCGATTTATTTGAAGAATATGTGAGCATAGGTTCAAGAACTGCCCCTGAAATAATATCAATATTAAATGATATTCCTCTACCGGGAAAATTCTGTGATATAGTATGCGCACATATGCTCCTTACGACAGAACAACGTCAGGAGTTATTGGAACAAATAGATATAGACAAAAGACTTGAAAAGCTCCACTATATTTTAGCCAGTGAAAATAAAATTGTAAAATTGGAGCAAAAAATTCATCAACGTGTAAGACGTGAAATGACCAAATCTGAAAAAACTTATTATTTAAGAGAACAGATAAAAGCTATAAACAAAGAGCTCGGAGAATATTCAGACAATAACTTAACTGATACACAAGAATTCAGAAAAAAACTGGAATCTCTTGAAATACCTGAAAAAATACGTGAAAAGATAAGCAAAGAAATATCAAAATTAGAGCGTGAACATAGAGGAAGTGCAGATGCAGAAGTATCACGAAACTACCTTGAAACTTTTTTTGACTTGCCGTGGAACAATTCGTCAAAAGAAAAAATAGATTTAAAAAATTGTGCGAAGATACTTGATAAAGACCACTTCGGTTTAGAAAAAGTAAAAGACAGAATAATCGAATACTTGGCTGTCAGAAAATTGTCATCCAATTTAAAATCTCCTATATTATGCTTTGTAGGTCCTCCCGGTGTAGGTAAGACATCTATTGCAAAATCCATAGCAAACTCAATCAACAGAGAGTTCGCAAGAATATCACTTGGAGGAGTAAGAGATGAGGCGGAAATAAGGGGACACAGGCGCACATATATAGGTGCAATCCCCGGAAGAATAGTAAATGCACTGATAAATGTAAAAACAAACAACCCTGTAATATTATTCGATGAAATTGACAAAATGGGTGCCGACTTCAAAGGAAATGTCGAATCCGCTATGCTTGAAGTCTTAGACCCTGAACAAAATAAAAATTTCATAGACCACTATTTGGAATATGAATTCGACTTGTCAAAAATATTTTTTATAACTACAGCAAACACTCTTGATTCCATACCACGTCCACTCATAGACAGAATGGAAATCATACAACTAAGCGGATATACAGAGATGGAAAAACTCCAAATAGCAAAAAAATATCTCATCCCTAAACAATTAAAAGAGCATAATTTTACGCCAAAATTCATAAAAATTTCTGATGAAGTCTTGAAAAAAATAATTTCAACCTTCACAAGAGAATCAGGAGTAAGAGCCTTAGAGCAAAAAATAGCAAGGATATGTAGAAAAGTTGCAAGAAAAAAAGTAGAAAACCCTAATCTTAAATCAGTCACTATAACTATGGACGAACTTGAAACTTATCTTGGTAAACCTGTATTCAAATACGAACTTGCCAACAAAAAACCTCAAGTAGGTATAGTAAGAGGTCTTGCATGGACACAAGTCGGCGGTGATACACTATCCATAGAAATAAATGTTATGAACGGAACAGGAAAAATAGACCTTACCGGAAAATTAGGCGATGTTATGAAAGAATCTGCAAAAACCGCTCTAAGCTACGTGCGTTCAATAAGTGATGAATATCCTATCGAAAAAGATTTTTACAAAACAAAAGATATTCACATACACATACCGGAAGGCGCAATCCCAAAAGACGGACCGTCAGCAGGTATCACTATGGCAACAGCTATACTATCCGCACTCACAAATATAAGAGTAAGAGAAGATATAGCAATGACAGGTGAAGTCACACTTAGAGGACGAGTTCTTCCTGTAGGCGGAATAAAAGAAAAATTGCTTGCCGCTCATAGAGCAGGAATATACAATATATTACTTCCAAAAGAAAACGAAAGCGACCTTCAAGATTTGCCTAAAGAAATAAGAGATGAGATGACATTCACGCTTGCAGAAGATATGAAACAAGTGCTTGATATAGCTTTGGTAAAACAAGATATCAAAAAAATCTCTGCAAACTCAAAAAAATCTTCAAAGGCAAAAAATAACCTTGAAAAATAA